Proteins encoded together in one Terriglobus saanensis SP1PR4 window:
- a CDS encoding BrnT family toxin: MDVYSTLDGQGFVWNTDKAASNASLHGVRFEEAREAFLDPLARYEDASPQQEARHACIGLTTDYRLLYVVHVIWEGDVLRLISARLAEPAERRRYEDD, translated from the coding sequence ATGGACGTGTACTCGACCCTGGATGGGCAGGGCTTCGTCTGGAATACCGACAAAGCCGCCAGCAATGCTTCACTACACGGCGTTCGGTTCGAGGAAGCCCGCGAAGCTTTCCTTGACCCTCTCGCCCGCTACGAAGACGCCAGTCCTCAGCAAGAGGCACGGCATGCGTGCATCGGCCTGACGACCGACTACCGCCTGCTCTATGTCGTCCATGTGATCTGGGAAGGTGATGTGCTCCGCCTCATCTCCGCACGTCTTGCGGAACCGGCGGAAAGGAGACGTTATGAAGATGACTGA
- a CDS encoding SDR family oxidoreductase → MQKVLITGAAGFIGSHLVDALVQRGDLEVRGLDNLVTGQRSNLDTSWKEIDFYQIDLNDAEGLREAVAGVDTIFHEAALPSVPRSVQDPRTSHIANVEGTFNLLEAARAAGVRRIVYAASSSAYGDQPGFPRVETMRPEPISPYAVQKLTAELYLQSYFRVYGMETVCLRYFNIFGPRQAADSPYSGVMAKWITTLLEGGTPRINGDGEQGRDFTYVANVVHANLLAAETPKDAIAGRVFNIACGERHTLNATYALMARLLNSSTKPEHGPERAGDVKDSLASIEASREAFGYSVVVDFEEGLRRTVEWYQQQYKK, encoded by the coding sequence ATGCAAAAAGTTCTGATTACTGGAGCCGCGGGCTTCATCGGCTCCCATCTTGTAGACGCGCTGGTGCAGCGCGGCGATCTTGAAGTCCGTGGGTTGGATAACCTCGTCACCGGGCAGCGTTCGAATCTCGACACAAGCTGGAAAGAGATTGATTTTTACCAGATCGATCTCAACGATGCGGAGGGTCTTCGCGAGGCGGTCGCTGGCGTCGATACGATCTTTCATGAGGCGGCGCTTCCCAGCGTTCCGCGTTCGGTGCAGGACCCGCGCACCTCGCATATTGCCAATGTCGAAGGCACGTTCAATCTTCTGGAAGCCGCGCGGGCTGCGGGTGTTCGTCGCATTGTGTATGCGGCCTCTTCTTCTGCGTACGGAGATCAGCCTGGGTTTCCGCGCGTCGAGACGATGCGGCCGGAGCCGATATCGCCTTATGCCGTGCAGAAGCTTACGGCGGAGCTTTATCTGCAGAGTTACTTCCGCGTCTATGGTATGGAGACGGTGTGCCTGCGCTACTTCAATATCTTCGGGCCGCGGCAGGCGGCGGACTCGCCTTACTCCGGCGTGATGGCGAAGTGGATCACGACGCTCCTTGAAGGTGGGACGCCTCGGATCAACGGTGATGGAGAGCAGGGAAGGGATTTCACCTACGTTGCCAACGTGGTGCATGCCAATCTTTTGGCGGCAGAAACGCCAAAAGACGCCATTGCCGGAAGGGTTTTCAACATTGCCTGCGGGGAACGACACACTTTAAACGCAACCTACGCGCTTATGGCGCGTCTCTTGAACAGCAGCACAAAACCGGAACACGGACCTGAACGCGCAGGGGACGTGAAAGACTCGCTCGCCAGTATCGAAGCCTCACGTGAGGCCTTTGGATATAGCGTCGTGGTCGATTTCGAAGAGGGGCTGCGGAGGACCGTCGAGTGGTATCAGCAACAGTACAAAAAATAA
- a CDS encoding nucleotide sugar dehydrogenase, whose amino-acid sequence MVSATVQKISTLQSFTDRITSREARVGIVGLGYVGLPLTLLFSAEKLRVTGFDIDRTKVDTLNAGNSYIWRIESEHIASARAHGFTATDDFTAIAEMDAILICVPTPLTEHHVPDLSYVQATIDAIAPHLHDGQLLVLESTTYPGTTEEIIVTTIEKAGRRVLRGTDLEDELNGIMVAFSPEREDPGNMETPRREVPKVIGGCDVRATAAAEALYQSIFTQTVAVSSPAAAEMTKLLENIYRAVNIAMVNEMKQLCMRMGIDIWEVINAAATKPFGFQAFYPGPGIGGHCIPVDPFYLTWKAQEYGFPTRFIQLAGEINEQMPTFVMRQVARALNFRGIATKGAKVLVLGVAYKRDVDDLRESPSLTIIELLQGLDVEVSYNDPFFPTVGHGRKYDLHMTSVPLDDLSIYDCVLIATDHSAYDYDRIVEESKLVVDTRNATRGIVSDKIIRC is encoded by the coding sequence GTGGTATCAGCAACAGTACAAAAAATAAGCACGCTTCAGAGTTTTACCGATCGCATCACTTCGCGCGAGGCACGGGTCGGGATTGTGGGCCTCGGTTATGTTGGCTTGCCGCTTACACTTCTTTTCAGCGCGGAGAAGCTTCGCGTCACTGGTTTCGATATCGACCGCACCAAGGTCGATACACTCAACGCGGGAAATAGCTACATCTGGCGCATCGAGTCGGAACATATTGCTTCCGCGCGCGCGCATGGCTTCACGGCAACGGATGACTTCACTGCAATTGCTGAGATGGACGCGATTTTGATCTGCGTTCCTACGCCGCTGACGGAGCATCATGTGCCTGACCTCAGCTACGTGCAGGCTACGATCGATGCCATTGCGCCGCATCTGCACGACGGCCAACTGCTTGTGCTCGAAAGCACGACGTATCCCGGTACCACGGAAGAGATCATCGTTACCACGATTGAGAAGGCAGGCCGACGCGTTTTGCGTGGGACGGATCTTGAAGACGAACTCAACGGCATCATGGTGGCTTTTTCGCCTGAGCGCGAAGATCCTGGCAACATGGAGACGCCGCGCCGCGAGGTTCCCAAGGTGATCGGTGGTTGTGATGTGCGCGCCACTGCTGCGGCTGAGGCGCTGTATCAATCGATCTTCACGCAGACTGTAGCGGTGAGTTCGCCTGCAGCGGCGGAGATGACTAAGCTGCTGGAGAACATCTATCGCGCCGTGAACATTGCGATGGTCAACGAGATGAAGCAGCTCTGCATGCGCATGGGCATTGATATCTGGGAGGTCATCAACGCCGCCGCGACGAAGCCCTTCGGCTTTCAGGCTTTTTATCCTGGCCCTGGCATCGGAGGACATTGCATTCCCGTCGATCCTTTCTATCTGACGTGGAAGGCGCAAGAGTATGGTTTTCCGACGCGCTTCATCCAGCTTGCAGGTGAGATCAACGAACAGATGCCGACGTTTGTAATGCGGCAGGTGGCGCGCGCTCTGAACTTCCGCGGCATTGCCACGAAGGGAGCGAAGGTACTTGTTCTGGGCGTTGCGTACAAGCGCGATGTGGACGATCTGCGCGAGTCGCCTTCGCTGACGATCATCGAGCTGCTGCAGGGGCTGGATGTGGAGGTCAGCTACAACGATCCCTTCTTCCCCACAGTGGGGCATGGCCGCAAGTACGACCTGCACATGACCTCTGTGCCGCTGGACGATCTTTCGATCTACGACTGCGTTCTGATTGCCACGGACCACTCGGCGTACGACTACGACCGCATCGTGGAAGAATCCAAACTGGTTGTGGATACGCGCAATGCGACGCGGGGGATTGTCTCGGATAAGATCATTCGCTGCTAG
- a CDS encoding SDR family NAD(P)-dependent oxidoreductase, with product MDLQLKGKKAIVTGGTAGIGLAIARVLIEEGAEVVIPGRSAKKLRAAVSSLPGNVRGIEVDLATADGAATLIAEVPETDILVNNLGIYEPKKFAEITDEEWLHIFEINVLGGIRLSRHYFPRMLEKDSGRVIFISSESGIMTPGEMVHYGMTKTAQLAISRGLAEQTKGTKVTVNTVLPGPTRSEGIVGFLQSLASTPNVPAEQAEREFFEKYRSSSLLQRLIEDREVANLVAYVASPLSSATNGAALRVEGGLLRSIA from the coding sequence ATGGATCTGCAATTGAAGGGAAAGAAAGCAATTGTTACGGGCGGCACGGCGGGAATCGGTCTGGCCATCGCTCGTGTGCTCATTGAAGAGGGAGCGGAAGTTGTTATTCCAGGACGCAGCGCCAAGAAGCTCAGAGCGGCCGTGTCTTCCCTCCCTGGCAACGTTCGTGGAATCGAAGTCGATCTTGCCACCGCCGACGGCGCAGCCACTCTCATCGCAGAGGTACCCGAAACAGACATTCTTGTAAATAATCTGGGCATCTATGAGCCGAAGAAATTCGCCGAAATCACAGACGAGGAATGGCTTCATATCTTCGAGATCAATGTGCTCGGCGGCATCCGTCTGTCGCGCCACTACTTTCCCCGGATGCTGGAAAAGGATTCGGGACGCGTCATCTTCATTTCGAGCGAGTCAGGTATCATGACCCCCGGCGAGATGGTGCACTACGGCATGACCAAGACGGCACAGCTCGCCATCTCTCGCGGCCTGGCGGAACAGACGAAGGGCACAAAGGTGACTGTGAATACGGTTCTTCCAGGCCCGACGCGCTCGGAGGGCATTGTGGGGTTCCTACAAAGCCTGGCATCCACTCCGAACGTCCCAGCGGAGCAGGCAGAGCGGGAGTTCTTTGAGAAGTACCGTAGCAGCTCCTTGTTACAACGTCTGATTGAAGATCGGGAAGTCGCCAACCTCGTGGCGTATGTCGCCAGCCCTCTCTCCTCAGCGACGAATGGCGCAGCGCTGCGAGTTGAGGGCGGATTACTTCGTTCCATTGCATAA
- a CDS encoding TetR/AcrR family transcriptional regulator codes for MKRLSKDNPKVALMSRKRFAIVRAAQAAFLEGGYAKTPMDKIAKAADVGIKTLYRHFDNKDDLFSAVMQAACNPEAFNELSGEWDQGEESSERPWFSKAPRSALPAAGVEYLKHILSKEQLALYRVVIQDAHKFPELGRRYQEQVIDHTHDEFVRYLKRWTPLEKWQVKNKLDAAATFSALLRAGIYEDALFHLRIFSDSEIESHAHTAATKMLTLLSSRRF; via the coding sequence TTGAAGCGTTTGTCGAAGGACAATCCGAAAGTAGCTTTGATGAGCCGGAAGCGTTTCGCGATCGTCCGCGCCGCGCAAGCGGCCTTTCTCGAAGGGGGATATGCGAAGACCCCCATGGACAAGATTGCAAAGGCCGCGGATGTCGGGATCAAGACGCTCTATCGGCATTTTGACAACAAAGACGACCTATTTAGTGCTGTGATGCAAGCAGCGTGTAACCCAGAAGCCTTTAATGAGCTCAGTGGGGAGTGGGATCAAGGCGAAGAAAGTTCCGAGAGGCCATGGTTTTCAAAGGCCCCGCGCAGCGCGCTACCGGCTGCGGGGGTGGAATACCTGAAACATATCCTTTCCAAGGAACAGCTAGCCCTCTATCGCGTTGTGATTCAAGATGCCCACAAGTTTCCCGAGCTCGGAAGGCGCTACCAGGAACAGGTCATCGACCATACTCATGATGAGTTTGTGCGCTACCTCAAGAGATGGACTCCCCTTGAAAAATGGCAGGTTAAGAATAAGTTAGACGCTGCGGCCACATTTTCCGCGCTGCTCCGGGCGGGTATCTACGAGGACGCGTTATTTCATCTGCGGATTTTCTCTGATTCTGAGATCGAGAGTCATGCGCACACCGCCGCAACAAAGATGCTTACACTTCTTAGCTCTCGTCGCTTTTGA